A window of Stutzerimonas stutzeri genomic DNA:
AAGAGAAGGAGCGCCTCGCGGCGGCGGCCAAGGACATCCCGATCGTCTTCGCGGCCAACTTCAGTGTTGGCGTCAATCTCTGCCTCAAGCTGCTGGACACGGCAGCCCGGGTGCTGGGCGACGAGGTTGATATTGAGATCATCGAGGCGCATCACCGGCACAAGGTGGATGCACCTTCAGGTACCGCACTGCGCATGGGCGAGGTGGTGGCCGAGGCGCTGGGGCGTGATCTGCAAAAGGTCGCGGTGTACGGGCGCGAAGGGCAGACCGGGGCGCGGCAGCGCGACACGATCGGTTTCGCTACTGTGCGAGCCGGCGATGTGGTCGGTGATCACACCGTGCTGTTTGCAGCTGACGGCGAGCGCGTCGAAATCACCCATAAGGCCTCCAGTCGTATGACCTTCGCCAAGGGTGCGGTGCGTGCTGCGCTCTGGTTGGACGAGAAGCCGGCCGGCCTTTATGACATGCAGGATGTGCTTGGTCTGAAATGAGTTTTTGCGCCGCTCGGCAACGCCGTGCTCGTTCCGGGTGCGCTTGTCGGGCATTTTGGCTGGACCCTAAACAGGGTTTTCTGTAAGCTACTCGCTTTAGTGTGTCCACTAAAAGTTGCGCAGAAATGAATCAAACAAAAAGCGGGATGACCTTCACACGTCATCCCGCTTTTTTACAATCTGCGTCTGCTCCAGCCTTGATCTACGGGAGGTCTCTTGACTAAGCCAGCCCTTACGCCAGCCATTCTGGCTCTTGCCGATGGCAGCATCTTTCGCGGCGAATCCATCGGCGCCGATGGGCAAACCATTGGTGAGGTGGTGTTCAATACCGCCATGACCGGCTATCAGGAAATCCTCACCGATCCTTCCTACGCCAAGCAGATCGTAACCCTCACCTATCCTCACGTCGGCAACACCGGTACCACGCCGGAAGATGCCGAGTCCTGGAAAGTCTGGGCCGCCGGCCTGGTGATTCGTGACCTGCCGCTGATATCCAGCAACTGGCGCGACAAGCAATCGCTGCCTGACTATCTCAAGGCCAACGGCACCGTTGCCATCGCTGGCATCGACACCCGTCGTTTGACCCGCATTCTTCGAGAGAAGGGTGCGCAAGATGGCTGCATCCTTGCCGGAAGCGACGCGACTGAAGAAAAAGCGCTGGAGCTGGCGCGCAGTTTCCCTGGCCTCAAGGGCATGGATCTGGCTAAGGAAGTCAGCGTCAAGGAGCGCTACGAGTGGCGTTCCAGCGTCTGGTGTTTGAAGGATGACGGCCATGCCGAAATCCCGGCCAGCGAACTGCCTTATCACGTCGTCGCCTTCGACTACGGCGTGAAATACAACATCCTGCGCATGCTGGTTGCGCGTGGTTGCCGCGTCACCGTGCTGCCGGCGCAGACGCCTGCCAGCGAAGCCTTGGCGCTGAATCCGGACGGTATCTTCCTGGCCAACGGCCCAGGCGATCCCGAGCCGTGCGACTACGCGATCAAGGCGATTCAGGAAGTGCTTGAAACCGACATTCCTGTATTCGGCATCTGCCTGGGCCATCAGCTGCTGGCGCTGGCTTCCGGTGCCAAGACCGTGAAGATGCCCAACGGCCACCATGGTGCGAACCATCCGGTTCAGGACCTGAAGACCGGCGTGGTGATGATCACCAGTCAGAACCATGGCTTTGCCGTGGATGAGGCGAGCCTACCGGCCAATGTGCGCGCGACGCACAAGTCGCTGTTCGACGGCACCCTGCAGGGTATCGAGCGCACCGACAAGGTTGCCTTCAGCTTCCAGGGTCACCCCGAAGCGAGCCCGGGCCCGCACGACGTCGCGCCGCTGTTCGACCGTTTCATCGAAGCCATGGCCAAGCGCCGCTAAGCCTGTCGACTGACCAAAGGATTCGAGAGTAAGAAAATGCCAAAACGTACAGATATCAAAAGCATCCTCATCCTCGGCGCCGGCCCCATCGTCATTGGCCAGGCGTGCGAGTTCGATTACTCCGGTGCTCAGGCTTGCAAGGCTCTGAAAGAGGAAGGCTTCCGCGTCATCCTGGTGAACTCCAACCCGGCCACCATCATGACCGACCCGTCGATGGCCGACGCCACCTATATCGAGCCGATCAAGTGGGCCACCGTGGCCAAGATCATCGAGAAGGAGCGGCCCGACGCTCTGCTGCCAACCATGGGCGGCCAGACTGCGCTGAACTGCGCACTGGATCTGGAAAAACACGGCGTGCTGGAGAAGTTCGGCGTTGAGATGATCGGTGCCAATGCCGACACCATCGACAAGGCTGAAGACCGCTCGCGCTTCGACAAGGCGATGAAAGACATCGGCCTGGCCTGCCCGGTTTCCGGCATCGCCCACAACATGGAAGAAGCCTATGCGGTGCTGGAGAAGGTCGGCTTCCCCTGCATCATCCGTCCGTCCTTCACCATGGGCGGTACTGGCGGCGGCATTGCCTACAACCGCGAAGAATTTGAAGAAATCTGCGCCCGCGGTATCGATCTGTCGCCGACCAGCGAACTGCTGATCGACGAATCCTTGATCGGCTGGAAGGAATACGAGATGGAGGTGGTCCGCGACAAGAAGGACAACTGCATCATCGTCTGCGCCATCGAGAACTTCGACCCGATGGGCGTGCACACCGGTGACTCGATCACCGTGGCGCCAGCGCAAACCCTGACCGACAAGGAATACCAGATCCTGCGTAACGCATCGCTCGCGGTGCTGCGTGAGATCGGCGTGGAAACCGGCGGCTCCAACGTGCAGTTCGGCATCTGCCCGAACACCGGCCGTATGGTCGTGATCGAGATGAACCCGCGCGTGTCGCGTTCTTCGGCGCTGGCCTCCAAGGCCACCGGCTTCCCGATCGCCAAGATCGCCGCCAAGCTGGCGGTGGGTTACACCCTCGACGAGCTGAGCAACGACATCACCGGCGGTCGTACCCCGGCCTCGTTCGAGCCGGCCATCGACTACGTCGTGACCAAGATCCCGCGTTTCGCCTTCGAGAAATTCCCGAAAGCCGACGCCCGCCTGACCACCCAGATGAAGTCGGTCGGTGAAGTCATGGCCATCGGCCGCACCTTCCAGGAATCCCTGCAGAAAGCCCTGCGCGGTCTGGAAGTGGGCGTAGCCGGTTTCGATGAAAAACTCGACCTGGCCGATCCTGAAGCCGAGAGCACCCTACGCCGCGAGCTGACCGTGCCCAGCGCTGACCGTATCTGGTACATCGCCGATGCCTTCCGTGCGGGTAAAACCGTGGCTGATGTCTTTGCGCTGACCAATATCGATGAGTGGTTCCTGGTTCAGATCGAAGACTTGATCAAGGACGAAGAGCGCATCAAGACCCTGGCGCTGTCCAGCATTGATCGCGACTCGATGTACACGCTCAAGCGCAAAGGCTTCTCCGACATTCGCCTGGCCAAACTGCTGGGTGTGACCGAGAAGAACCTGCGCAGCCACCGTCACAAGCTCAAGGTGCTGCCGGTGTACAAGCGCGTCGACACCTGCGCTGCCGAGTTCGCGACCGACACCGCTTACCTGTACTCGACCTACGAGGAAGAGTGCGAGGCCAATCCGTCGAGCCGCGACAAAATCATGATCCTCGGTGGCGGTCCTAACCGTATCGGCCAGGGCATCGAGTTCGACTACTGCTGCGTGCACGCCGCCCTGGCGCTGCGTGAAGACGGCTACGAGACCATCATGGTCAACTGCAATCCGGAAACCGTCTCCACCGACTACGACACCTCTGATCGCCTGTACTTCGAGCCTGTGACCCTGGAAGACGTGCTGGAAATCGTCCGCGTCGAGCAGCCCAAGGGTGTGATCGTGCAGTACGGCGGCCAGACTCCGCTGAAAATCTGCCGCGCCCTGGAAGAAGCCGGCGTGCCAATCATCGGCACCAGTCCGGACGCTATCGACCGCGCCGAAGACCGTGAGCGCTTCCAACAAATGGTTCAGCGCCTTGGCCTGCGCCAGCCGGCCAACGCCACCGCGCGCAGTGAAGACGAAGCCCTGGCTCACTCCAAGACCATCGGTTACCCGCTGGTGGTGCGTCCGTCCTATGTGCTGGGCGGTCGGGCAATGGAAATTGTCTACCAGGAAGACGAGCTCAAGCGTTACATGCGCGAAGCGGTAAAAGTCTCCAACGACAGCCCGGTGCTGCTCGACCACTTCCTCAACTGCGCCATCGAAGTGGACGTGGATGCGGTGTGCGACGGCGAAACTGTGGTGATCGGCGCGATCATGCAGCACATCGAACAGGCCGGCGTGCACTCCGGTGACTCCGCCTGCTCGCTGCCGCCGTACTCGCTGCCGATGCACATCCAGGACGAGATCCGTGATCAGGTCAAGAAGATGGCCCTGGAGCTCAATGTGGTCGGCCTGATGAACGTGCAGATGGCTGTGCAGGGCGAGGACATCTTCGTCATCGAAGTGAACCCGCGTGCTTCGCGTACCGTGCCGTTTGTCTCCAAGTGCGTTGGCGTCTCGCTGGCCAAGGTGGCCGCGCGTGTCATGGCCGGCAAGACGCTCGAAGAAGCGGGTTACAGCGCCGAAATCATCCCGCCGTACTTCAGCGTCAAGGAAGCGGTGTTCCCGTTCGCCAAGTTCCCAGGCGTCGACCCGATCCTCGGCCCAGAAATGAAGTCCACCGGTGAAGTGATGGGCGTGGGCGATACCTTCGGCGAAGCCTTTGCCAAGGCCCAGTCGGGCGCTAGCGAAATCCTGCCGAATGCTGGTGTGGCCTTTATCAGTGTGCGTGACGACGACAAGCCGTTGGTAGCGGGTGTGGCGCGTGATCTGATTGGCCTGGGCTTTGAAGTGGTGGCCACTGCCGGCACTGCCAAGCTGATCGAGGCGGCGGGTCTGCCTGTGCGCCGCGTCAACAAGGTGACCGAGGGCCGTCCGCATGTGGTCGACATGATCAAGAATGACGAAGTCACCCTGATCATAAACACCACTGAAGGTCGTCAGTCGATCGCTGACTCCTATTCCATTCGTCGTAACGCCCTGCAGCACAAAATCTACTGCACCACCACCATCGCGGCGGGGCAGGCGATCTGTGAGGCGCTGAAATTCGGTCCCGAGAAGACCGTGCGCCGGCTGCAGGACCTGCATGCAGGAATCAACGCATGACTAAATACCCGATGACCGTCCAGGGCGCGCGCGCCCTGGAAGAAGAGCATGCGCACCTCACCAAGGTGGTGCGTCCTAAGCTCAGCCAGGATATTGGCACCGCGCGCGAGCTCGGTGACCTCAAGGAGAACGCCGAGTACCACGCTGCGCGCGAGCAGCAGGGCATGGTCGAGGCGCGTATCCGCGATATCGAAGGGCGTCTGCAGAATGCGGTGATCATCGACGTCACCACCATTGCCCATACTGGCAAGGTGATTTTCGGCACCACCGTGGAAATCGCCAATGTCGAGACAGATGAGCGAGTGACCTACCAGATCGTCGGTGACGATGAGGCGAATATCAAGCAGGGCAAGCTGTCGGTGAGTTCGCCGATTGCGCGCGCACTGATTGGCAAGGAAGAAGGCGACGTTGTGGCCGTCAAGACGCCCAGCGGCGTGATTGAGTACGAGATTGTCGAAGTCCGCCATCTCTGACCGGCAGCCCGCGCGGGCTGGCATCATCACCTGGCAACTGGCCCAGACGTTCTGGGTTGGTGGCTTGTGGTTGCTGCAGTTCATGGTGCTGCCCGCGCTTGGGCGCATCGGGCTGGCGCCGTTGCTGGTCGAGGAGATTGCCGGCAATCTGAGGCCATTGCTTGTCGGCTTTGCCGCGATCTGTGGTGCGCTGCAGGTGCTTGTATTGATTCAAGTGACGGGTTTGCACGGCTTGTGGCGCGACGTGCGTGGCCAGCTTTTGCTGGCAGTGATGCTGCTCGCGGGCAGTCAGTTGCTGATGCGAGCTGGCTGGTTCGAATCGCTCTACTGGGCCAGTTTCAGCTTTCTGGCCATGGCGCTTTGCGGACTGATGCTGGTACTGCAGCCGCCGCCCGGTCGCGAGCATTGAGAGGCGGCAGACTTGCGTCTGCCGCAAAACGATCTCAAGCCTGGAAGCGGTGAATGTTTGAAAGCTGTTTGTTCGGCTTCGGATTCTTGCGATACACCAATGCCATCTTGCCGATGGCTTGTACCAGCTCGCACTTGCCGTTCTTGCACAGCACTTCCATCAGAGCGCGACGATCTTCGCGCTCTGCGAGGCGGAACTGGATCTTGATCAGTTCGTGATCATTCAGGGCTCGCTCGAGTTCGGCTTGAACGCCTTCGGTCAGTCCGTTCTCGGCCACGATGAGAACCGGCTTCAGGTGGTGGCCGATGGATTTGTACTGTTTCTTTTGCTCGTTGGTGAGCGGCATATTTCGACCCTTGCGTCAGAAGCCTTGAAAACGGCGGCTAGTGTACCCGACAGGTTGAACGTCGCACAGGTAAGCCATCAGCTTGGCGCCTTTCGTCGTGCTGATGTTGCCGTGCCCAAGCCGTCATCTTCTCAGCCGACCAGTTTCGCGGAGCATCGGTTTGTGATCGCTGAGTGCTCTGGCGGACTTGTGATTCACAAGATGGCCCCAATATGAATGTAGGCGCGCATTAGCCCGCTGCGTTCACGCGTAAAAAACGCGAAATTTGTCGCGATGCTGGCACCGCGTTTTATCCTCGGGATATTCCGCGGCTCGTGATTCGACGTGCCTGGGAAGGGCGACGGGTATTGGAAAAGCGCACGCAAGGCGCTCTGCAAGTGGCGTGCGTGGTTAGATGCTTCACATGCAAGCAGAAGTGGCGCGGCGTTCGGTGCAAAATGCCATATCTGGCGGTCTATCAGACAGGCTTCAGTCGAATGGACGGCCCCGCGCTACAAGGGCTACGCTGTTTCATAGGGTTACAGACCGGCTGCCAGTTTCAGTACGTTGTGTAGTAAGTTAGGCCGAGCAACCAATCGGCCGTCATGCGGGCCTGCAGACAACGGGTTTGCTCCAGAGGGTAGTTAATTTGAACGACATGGCAAAAAACCTGATCCTGTGGCTGATCATCGCCGCCGTCCTGGTCACGGTGATGAACAACTTCTCCAGCCCGAGCGAGCCACAGACGCTGAACTACTCGGACTTCCTCGAGCAAGTCAAAGAAGGGCGCGTCGAGCGCGTGACTGTCGATGGCTTCGTCATCATCGGCAAGCGCAGCGAAGGCGATACCTTCAAGACCATTCGCCCGGCGATTCAGGACAACGGCCTGATCGGTGACCTGCTCGATAATAATGTGCTGATCGAAGGCAAGCAGCCCGAGCAGCAGAGCATCTGGACCCAGTTGCTGGTTGCGAGCTTCCCGATTCTCGTGATCATTGCCGTGTTCATGTTCTTCATGCGCCAGATGCAGGGCGGGGCGGGCGGCAAGGGTGGACCGATGAGCTTCGGCAAGAGCAAGGCGCGCCTGCTCTCGGAAGATCAGGTTAAAACGACCTTTGCCGATGTTGCTGGCTGCGATGAAGCAAAAGAAGAAGTCCACGAACTGGTTGAGTTCCTCCGCGACCCGGGCAAGTTTCAGCGCCTTGGCGGACGCATCCCGCGTGGTGTGCTGATGGTTGGCTCGCCAGGTACCGGTAAAACTCTTTTGGCGAAGGCAGTTGCTGGCGAAGCCAAGGTGCCGTTCTTCACCATTTCCGGTTCAGATTTTGTGGAAATGTTCGTCGGTGTCGGTGCATCCCGTGTGCGTGACATGTTCGAGCAAGCCAAGAAACACGCGCCTTGCATCATCTTTATCGATGAGATCGATGCCGTAGGCCGCCATCGTGGTGCGGGCATGGGTGGTGGTCATGACGAGCGTGAGCAGACTCTCAACCAGTTGCTGGTTGAGATGGATGGTTTCGAAATGAACGACGGCATCATCGTGATCGCTGCCACCAACCGTCCTGACGTGCTTGACCCTGCCTTGCTGCGTCCGGGCCGTTTCGACCGCCAGGTGGTTGTTGGCCTGCCGGATATCCGTGGTCGCGAGCAGATCCTCAAAGTACATATGCGCAAAGTGCCCATGGGTGAAGACGTTGCTCCGGCCGTTATTGCGCGCGGTACGCCGGGCTTTTCCGGTGCCGACTTGGCTAACCTGGTCAACGAGGCTTCGCTGTTTGCTGCCCGTGCCGGTAAGCGTGTGGTCGAGATGAAAGAGTTCGAGCTGGCCAAAGACAAGATCATGATGGGCGCCGAGCGCAAGTCCATGGTCATGTCGGAAAAGGAGAAGCTCAATACGGCTTACCATGAGGCAGGTCATGCCATCGTTGGTCGGGTGGTTCCCGAGCATGATCCCGTTTACAAGGTGTCTATCATTCCGCGTGGTCGGGCGCTCGGCGTCACCATGTTCTTGCCGGAAGAAGACCGTTACAGCCTCTCGAAACGCGCACTGATCAGTCAGATATGCTCGTTGTTCGGTGGTCGTATCGCTGAGGAAATGACTCTGGGGTTCGAGGGTGTCACCACCGGTGCGTCGAACGACATCATGCGGGCAACGCAGCTGGCTCGGAATATGGTCACCAAATGGGGCCTGTCGGAAAAGCTCGGACCGTTGATGTATGCCGAAGAGGAGGGCGAGGTGTTCCTTGGTCGCAGTGCTGGCAGTCAACATTCCAACGTGTCCGGGGAAACCGCGAAGCTGATTGATGAGGAAGTGCGCAGCATCATTGATCGCTGCTACGGCACGGCCAAGCAAATTCTGACTGACAACCGCGACAAGCTCGACACGATGGCTGAGGCGTTGATGAAGTACGAAACCATCGATGCGCCGCAGATCGACGACATCATGGCTGGGCGCACGCCGCGTGAGCCACGTGATTGGGAAGGTGGTTCGGGAGCATCCGGCACGCCGGTTGTTCCGGATGACAGTCGTCCGCAAACCCCGATCGGCGGCCCTGCTGGCGAGCACTAAGGTCGCGGATCTGGTGAGTTCACCAGCCAACATGATGGTCTGTAACCAGGAGGGGCGCATAGGCGCCCCTTCTGGTGTAAATTGTCCAGCCTGTTGCGCCATGGTGGTGCAGTCGGCGTGGGGCCCCTGGCTTGCGCGTCCGGCCTGAACGCTCAAGGCTTGTAAATGACCGATTCGTTTTTCCTCTCTCGACTTGTCTGCGGTGGTCGAGTGCTTGATCTATCCCGTCCCCAGGTGATGGGTATTCTCAATGTCACCCCTGACTCTTTCTCTGATGGTGGCCGCTTCGCCGAGCGTGACGCAGCTGTACAGCATGCCGAGGCGATGGTGGCTGCTGGGGCTACGCTGATCGATATAGGCGGCGAGTCCACGCGACCCGGTGCACGTTCTATATCGCCTACCGAGGAGCTGGAGCGCGTTGCGCCAGTCGTCGAAGCGGTCGCTCGAGAGCTGGATGTGGTGGTTTCGGTAGATACTTCTACACCTGCCGTTATCCGCGAATGCGCTCGTTTAGGTGCGGGATTGATCAACGATGTACGTGCACTGCAGCGCGACGGTGCGTTGGATGCGGCCGCTGATGCCGGCTTGCCGGTTTGTCTGATGCACATGCGTGGCGAGCCGGGCAATATGCAGGACGACCCCCGCTACGACGACGTGATTGATGAGGTCTGTTCATTTCTCGAGCAGCGAATGGCTGCCTGCGCTGCAGCGGGAATTCCCGCTGACCGGATAGTTCTTGATCCCGGCTTCGGCTTTGCCAAGACGCTGTCGCATAATCTTGTGCTGTTCCGGCACATGGAGGCCCTTCACCGTCTAGGTCGACCGTTATTGGTTGGCGTGTCGCGCAAGAGCATGGTCGGGGCGGTGCTGGGGCGCGCAGTCGATGGACGCATGTATGGCAGCCTGGCGCTGGCGGCCCTTGCCGTGAGCAAAGGCGCTCGGATCGTGCGCGTTCACGATGTTGCCGAGACAGTTGATGTGGTTCGAATGATTGCTGCAGTGCAGGCGGCGGAATAGGGAAGACAATATGACTAGAAAGTATTTCGGCACCGATGGCATTCGCGGTCACGTCGGGCAACCTCCGATCACGCCTGACTTTATGCTGAAGCTGGGTTGGGCCGCCGGCATGGCATTTCGCAAGCAGGGCAAGTGCCGGATTCTGATCGGCAAGGACACGCGGATCTCGGGTTACATGTTCGAATCGGCGCTGCAGGCGGGTTTGTCCGCAGCTGGCGCTGATGTGCTGTTACTGGGTCCCATGCCAACGCCGGCTGTCGCCTATCTGACGCGTACTTTCCATGCGGAGGCTGGCATCGTCATCAGTGCCTCCCACAACCCGCATCACGATAACGGCATCAAATTCTTCTCGGGCCGCGGCACCAAGCTTCCAGATGAAGTGGAGCTGATGATAGAGGAGCTGCTCGATGCGCCGATGACGGTGGTTGAGTCGGCCCAGCTGGGTAAGGCGTCGCGTATCAATGACGCAGCGGGACGCTACATCGAGTTCTGTAAAAGCAGTGTGCCTACCAGTACCGATTTTTCCGGATTGAAGCTGGTGGTCGATTGTGCGCATGGCGCGACCTATAAAGTCGCGCCCAGTGTCTTTCGTGAGCTGGGCGCTGAGGTGATAGTGATTGGCGCGCAGCCGGATGGGCTGAACATCAATGCTGATGTGGGTTCCACCCATGTTGGGCAGCTGCAGAAGGCCGTTGTGGAGCACGGCGCCGATCTGGGTATTGCCTTTGATGGTGATGGTGATCGGGTGATGATGGTCGATCACACGGGCGCCATGGTGGATGGTGACGAGTTGCTCTATATCATCGCTACTGACCTGCAGGAGCGGGATCGACTGTCCGGTGGGGTGGTGGGTACGCTGATGAGCAACCTTGGACTCGAGCTCGCCCTGAAGGCGCGGGAAATCCCGTTCACGCGGGCCAAGGTCGGGGATCGTTATGTGATCGCAGAAATGCTTGATCGGGGCTGGGCTTTGGGCGGTGAGAATTCCGGGCATATCGTCTGTGCTCAGCACACCACTACGGGCGATGCGATCATTGCGGCGTTGCAGGTCGTGCTGGCGCTTCGTCGGCGCGAGCAAACGTTGGCTCAGGAGCGACTGGCGTGGCACAAGTGCCCTCAGGTACTGATCAATGTGCGTTTTGCTGGTGATCGGGACCCTATCTCGCACCCTAGCGTGCAGGCTGCTTGCGACAGTGTTACCGAGCGCATGGGGGGGCGAGGTCGCGTACTCTTGCGCAAGTCCGGCACCGAGCCGCTGGTGCGAGTCATGGTCGAGGGCGATGACGAAAGTCAGGTGCGCGGCATGGCGGAAGAGCTTGCCAAGGTTGTCACTGAAGTTTGTGCGTAATCGCGCTTGCCAGGTCGTTTTCTGTTGAGTAACATCTGCGCCCACTTTGACCGATGAGGTAAAGCATGCGTCGCCCCATGGTAGCTGGTAACTGGAAAATGAACGGTACCCGCGCTAGCGTCGCAGAGCTTATCGAGTCTCTCCGCTTGCAGACATTTCCTGCAGGCGTCGAAGTTGCGGTGTTCCCCTCCTGCCTGCATGTCTCTCAGGTTCTGGGTGGCATAGATGGCGAGCGTATTGCTGTCGGTTCCCAGGATTGTGCGGTGCAGAATGGCTTCGGGGCGCTAACCGGAGAGGTGTCAGCAGACCAGTTTACTGAGGTTGGCTGTGAGTGGGTTCTGGTTGGTCACTCCGAGCGTCGCCTGGTATTGGGTGAGACGGACGAGGTGGTCAGTCGCAAGTTTTTGGCAGCGCAGGAGGGTGGTTTGAAGCCTGTGCTGTGTTTGGGTGAAACGCTCGATGAGCGTGAGGCTGGCAAGACACTGGAAGTGGTCGGGCGTCAATTGGCGCAAGTGCTGGATGATCACGGTGTGTCGGCGTTCAAGTCTGCGGTGATTGCGTACGAGCCTGTATGGGCGATCGGTACTGGCTTGACCGCAACCCCTGAGCAGGCCCAGGAAGTACATGCTGCCATACGAGAGCAGTTGTCGCGTCAAGATCGCCAGATCGCCGAGGGCGTTAGGCTTTTGTACGGCGGCAGCGTCAAGGCGGACAATGCCGCTGAGCTATTCGCGATGACGGATATTGATGGGGGGCTGGTTGGTGGAGCCTCTCTGAAAGCGGATGAATTTGGCGCGATCTGTCGCGCCGCGGGGAACTGATCAGATGTTGCAGACTGTTGTGATTGTGGTGCATCTGCTGGTTGCTCTAGGTGTTGTTGCGCTGGTGCTGCTGCAGCAGGGCAAAGGTGCGGATGCTGGTGCTTCTTTCGGGTCGGGCGCTTCGGCTACCGTTTTCGGAAGCCAAGGTTCTGCTACCTTTCTGAGTCGTCTTACTGCTATACTGGCCGGCGTTTTTTTCCTGACTAGTCTCGGTTTGGCGTTCTTTGCAAAGCAGCAGGCTGATCAGTTGTCCCAGGCGGGGTTGCCGGATCCGGCGGTTTTGGAAGTGCCGGTAAGTAAGCCTGCTGTAGAAGATGTGCCGGTGCTCGAGCAGCGCAAGCCGGCAGATGCTGCGGGCGATCTGCCTGAAGTAGAAAAAGGGCAATAAGGTTTTTGCCGAGGTGGTGGAATTGGTAGACACGCTACCTTGAGGTGGTAGTGGCCATAGGCTGTAGGGGTTCGAGTCCCCTCCTCGGTACCAAACAAGCAGGCCCGCCTAGTGCGGGCTTTCTTGTGTTTTA
This region includes:
- the dapB gene encoding 4-hydroxy-tetrahydrodipicolinate reductase, which produces MRRIAVTGAAGRMGKTLIEAVQQTSGAAGLTAAIDRPDSTLVGADAGELAAIGRLGVPLTGELARAVDEFDVLIDFTHPSVTLKNLEVCRRAGKAMVIGTTGFSPEEKERLAAAAKDIPIVFAANFSVGVNLCLKLLDTAARVLGDEVDIEIIEAHHRHKVDAPSGTALRMGEVVAEALGRDLQKVAVYGREGQTGARQRDTIGFATVRAGDVVGDHTVLFAADGERVEITHKASSRMTFAKGAVRAALWLDEKPAGLYDMQDVLGLK
- the carA gene encoding glutamine-hydrolyzing carbamoyl-phosphate synthase small subunit, with the translated sequence MTKPALTPAILALADGSIFRGESIGADGQTIGEVVFNTAMTGYQEILTDPSYAKQIVTLTYPHVGNTGTTPEDAESWKVWAAGLVIRDLPLISSNWRDKQSLPDYLKANGTVAIAGIDTRRLTRILREKGAQDGCILAGSDATEEKALELARSFPGLKGMDLAKEVSVKERYEWRSSVWCLKDDGHAEIPASELPYHVVAFDYGVKYNILRMLVARGCRVTVLPAQTPASEALALNPDGIFLANGPGDPEPCDYAIKAIQEVLETDIPVFGICLGHQLLALASGAKTVKMPNGHHGANHPVQDLKTGVVMITSQNHGFAVDEASLPANVRATHKSLFDGTLQGIERTDKVAFSFQGHPEASPGPHDVAPLFDRFIEAMAKRR
- the carB gene encoding carbamoyl-phosphate synthase large subunit, which codes for MPKRTDIKSILILGAGPIVIGQACEFDYSGAQACKALKEEGFRVILVNSNPATIMTDPSMADATYIEPIKWATVAKIIEKERPDALLPTMGGQTALNCALDLEKHGVLEKFGVEMIGANADTIDKAEDRSRFDKAMKDIGLACPVSGIAHNMEEAYAVLEKVGFPCIIRPSFTMGGTGGGIAYNREEFEEICARGIDLSPTSELLIDESLIGWKEYEMEVVRDKKDNCIIVCAIENFDPMGVHTGDSITVAPAQTLTDKEYQILRNASLAVLREIGVETGGSNVQFGICPNTGRMVVIEMNPRVSRSSALASKATGFPIAKIAAKLAVGYTLDELSNDITGGRTPASFEPAIDYVVTKIPRFAFEKFPKADARLTTQMKSVGEVMAIGRTFQESLQKALRGLEVGVAGFDEKLDLADPEAESTLRRELTVPSADRIWYIADAFRAGKTVADVFALTNIDEWFLVQIEDLIKDEERIKTLALSSIDRDSMYTLKRKGFSDIRLAKLLGVTEKNLRSHRHKLKVLPVYKRVDTCAAEFATDTAYLYSTYEEECEANPSSRDKIMILGGGPNRIGQGIEFDYCCVHAALALREDGYETIMVNCNPETVSTDYDTSDRLYFEPVTLEDVLEIVRVEQPKGVIVQYGGQTPLKICRALEEAGVPIIGTSPDAIDRAEDRERFQQMVQRLGLRQPANATARSEDEALAHSKTIGYPLVVRPSYVLGGRAMEIVYQEDELKRYMREAVKVSNDSPVLLDHFLNCAIEVDVDAVCDGETVVIGAIMQHIEQAGVHSGDSACSLPPYSLPMHIQDEIRDQVKKMALELNVVGLMNVQMAVQGEDIFVIEVNPRASRTVPFVSKCVGVSLAKVAARVMAGKTLEEAGYSAEIIPPYFSVKEAVFPFAKFPGVDPILGPEMKSTGEVMGVGDTFGEAFAKAQSGASEILPNAGVAFISVRDDDKPLVAGVARDLIGLGFEVVATAGTAKLIEAAGLPVRRVNKVTEGRPHVVDMIKNDEVTLIINTTEGRQSIADSYSIRRNALQHKIYCTTTIAAGQAICEALKFGPEKTVRRLQDLHAGINA
- the greA gene encoding transcription elongation factor GreA, yielding MTKYPMTVQGARALEEEHAHLTKVVRPKLSQDIGTARELGDLKENAEYHAAREQQGMVEARIRDIEGRLQNAVIIDVTTIAHTGKVIFGTTVEIANVETDERVTYQIVGDDEANIKQGKLSVSSPIARALIGKEEGDVVAVKTPSGVIEYEIVEVRHL
- a CDS encoding DUF4149 domain-containing protein, whose translation is MSKSAISDRQPARAGIITWQLAQTFWVGGLWLLQFMVLPALGRIGLAPLLVEEIAGNLRPLLVGFAAICGALQVLVLIQVTGLHGLWRDVRGQLLLAVMLLAGSQLLMRAGWFESLYWASFSFLAMALCGLMLVLQPPPGREH
- the yhbY gene encoding ribosome assembly RNA-binding protein YhbY; the protein is MPLTNEQKKQYKSIGHHLKPVLIVAENGLTEGVQAELERALNDHELIKIQFRLAEREDRRALMEVLCKNGKCELVQAIGKMALVYRKNPKPNKQLSNIHRFQA
- the ftsH gene encoding ATP-dependent zinc metalloprotease FtsH, producing the protein MAKNLILWLIIAAVLVTVMNNFSSPSEPQTLNYSDFLEQVKEGRVERVTVDGFVIIGKRSEGDTFKTIRPAIQDNGLIGDLLDNNVLIEGKQPEQQSIWTQLLVASFPILVIIAVFMFFMRQMQGGAGGKGGPMSFGKSKARLLSEDQVKTTFADVAGCDEAKEEVHELVEFLRDPGKFQRLGGRIPRGVLMVGSPGTGKTLLAKAVAGEAKVPFFTISGSDFVEMFVGVGASRVRDMFEQAKKHAPCIIFIDEIDAVGRHRGAGMGGGHDEREQTLNQLLVEMDGFEMNDGIIVIAATNRPDVLDPALLRPGRFDRQVVVGLPDIRGREQILKVHMRKVPMGEDVAPAVIARGTPGFSGADLANLVNEASLFAARAGKRVVEMKEFELAKDKIMMGAERKSMVMSEKEKLNTAYHEAGHAIVGRVVPEHDPVYKVSIIPRGRALGVTMFLPEEDRYSLSKRALISQICSLFGGRIAEEMTLGFEGVTTGASNDIMRATQLARNMVTKWGLSEKLGPLMYAEEEGEVFLGRSAGSQHSNVSGETAKLIDEEVRSIIDRCYGTAKQILTDNRDKLDTMAEALMKYETIDAPQIDDIMAGRTPREPRDWEGGSGASGTPVVPDDSRPQTPIGGPAGEH